The following coding sequences are from one Rathayibacter sp. VKM Ac-2760 window:
- a CDS encoding DUF3039 domain-containing protein — MTSRFENSSTDPLEGGGGTATLDRELEEILNQETIEPGDHERFSHYVPKDKILESAMTGKPVRALCGKKWLPGRDPEKFPVCPSCKEIYARMK; from the coding sequence ATGACGTCCCGATTCGAGAACAGCAGCACCGACCCTCTCGAGGGAGGCGGAGGAACCGCCACCCTCGACCGCGAGCTCGAGGAGATCCTCAACCAGGAGACCATCGAGCCGGGCGATCACGAGCGCTTCTCCCACTACGTCCCGAAGGACAAGATCCTCGAGAGCGCGATGACCGGCAAGCCCGTCCGCGCTCTCTGCGGCAAGAAGTGGCTGCCGGGCCGCGACCCGGAGAAGTTCCCGGTCTGCCCGTCCTGCAAGGAGATCTACGCCCGGATGAAGTAG
- a CDS encoding nicotinate phosphoribosyltransferase, protein MDSTSFLTDRYELTMVEGALGSGTADRRCMFEVFARSLPPGRRYGVLAGTGRLLELISRFRFGDAELGWLRENRVVDARTLDWLADYRFGGDIWGYREGEVYLPGSPVLIVEAPFAEGVLLETLVLSVLNHDSAVASAAARMVSAADGRPLAEMGSRRAGERSAVAAARAAHIAGFGATSNLEAGRSWGVPTMGTSAHAFTLLHDSEEEAFRAQVAALGSGTTLLVDTYDVTAAVDLAVRVAGTSLGAVRIDSGDLPQQVAAVRAQLDALGATGTRITVTNDLDEYGIAALAASPVDSYGVGTSVATGSGHPTAGMVYKLVAHEDDAGEWVSVAKKSAAKASIGGRKAAGRRLTEDGVAVEEVVHVGAGPEGAVGEDERALLVPLVDDGRILAEHLGSAGVAAAREHRANAVDELPQDALRLGRGDPVIPTRYA, encoded by the coding sequence ATGGATTCGACGTCCTTCCTCACCGACCGCTACGAGCTCACCATGGTGGAGGGCGCACTCGGCAGCGGCACCGCCGACCGGCGCTGCATGTTCGAGGTGTTCGCGCGGAGCCTCCCGCCCGGCCGCCGCTACGGGGTGCTCGCCGGCACCGGCCGCCTCCTCGAGCTGATCTCGCGCTTCCGCTTCGGGGACGCCGAGCTCGGCTGGCTGCGCGAGAACAGGGTGGTCGACGCCCGCACGCTCGACTGGCTGGCCGACTACCGCTTCGGCGGCGACATCTGGGGCTACCGCGAGGGCGAGGTGTACCTCCCCGGATCGCCCGTGCTGATCGTCGAGGCGCCCTTCGCCGAGGGCGTGCTGCTCGAGACGCTGGTGCTCAGCGTCCTGAACCACGACAGCGCCGTCGCGAGCGCCGCCGCGCGGATGGTCTCGGCCGCCGACGGCCGCCCGCTGGCCGAGATGGGCTCGCGGCGAGCGGGCGAGCGCTCGGCCGTCGCGGCCGCGCGCGCCGCCCACATCGCGGGCTTCGGCGCCACCTCCAACCTCGAGGCGGGGCGCAGCTGGGGCGTGCCGACCATGGGCACCTCGGCGCACGCGTTCACGCTGCTGCACGACTCCGAGGAGGAGGCGTTCCGCGCCCAGGTCGCGGCCCTCGGCTCCGGCACGACGCTGCTCGTCGACACCTACGACGTGACGGCCGCCGTCGACCTCGCGGTCCGGGTGGCGGGCACGTCGCTCGGCGCGGTGCGGATCGACTCGGGCGACCTCCCGCAGCAGGTCGCGGCGGTGCGCGCGCAGCTCGACGCCCTCGGCGCCACCGGGACGCGGATCACCGTGACGAACGACCTGGACGAGTACGGGATCGCCGCGCTGGCCGCCTCGCCCGTCGACTCCTACGGCGTCGGCACCTCGGTGGCCACCGGCTCCGGGCACCCGACGGCGGGGATGGTCTACAAGCTGGTCGCGCACGAGGACGACGCGGGCGAGTGGGTGTCGGTGGCGAAGAAGTCGGCGGCCAAGGCGTCGATCGGCGGGCGCAAGGCGGCCGGTCGGCGGCTGACCGAGGACGGTGTCGCCGTCGAGGAGGTCGTGCACGTCGGCGCCGGGCCCGAGGGCGCGGTCGGCGAGGACGAGCGGGCGCTGCTGGTGCCGCTCGTCGACGACGGCCGCATCCTCGCGGAGCACCTCGGCAGCGCGGGCGTCGCCGCGGCGCGCGAGCACCGGGCGAACGCCGTCGACGAGCTGCCGCAGGACGCGCTGCGCCTGGGCCGGGGCGACCCGGTCATCCCGACGCGCTACGCCTGA
- the murI gene encoding glutamate racemase: protein MTDAPLGIFDSGVGGLTVARAVIDQLQNESIVYLGDTAHSPYGPKPLADVRAYALDTLDTLVDQGAKLLVIACNTASAAMMRDARERYTIGRGIPVIEVIQPAVRSAVRDTRNRRVGVIGTVGTIRSRAYDDAFVAAPDLELVTVACPRFVEFVEAGITWSDELLALAEEYLAPLKRAGVDTLVLGCTHYPLLRGAIAYVMGPDVRLVSSAEETALDVYRTLVAHGLQRTASAPPTYRWEETGSSDFVRLARRFLGPEVSSVDLVETGTINLRELDRAARSTTPGRPE, encoded by the coding sequence GTGACGGACGCACCCCTCGGCATCTTCGACTCCGGCGTCGGCGGGCTCACCGTCGCCCGCGCGGTCATCGATCAGCTGCAGAACGAGTCGATCGTCTACCTCGGCGACACCGCCCACTCGCCCTACGGTCCGAAGCCCCTCGCCGACGTCCGCGCCTACGCGCTGGACACCCTCGACACGCTGGTCGACCAGGGCGCGAAGCTGCTCGTGATCGCCTGCAACACCGCCTCCGCCGCCATGATGCGCGACGCGCGCGAGCGCTACACGATCGGCCGCGGCATCCCCGTGATCGAGGTCATCCAGCCGGCCGTCCGCAGCGCCGTCCGCGACACCCGCAACCGCCGGGTCGGCGTCATCGGCACCGTCGGCACCATCCGCTCGCGCGCCTACGACGACGCCTTCGTCGCCGCGCCGGACCTCGAGCTGGTCACTGTCGCCTGCCCGCGCTTCGTCGAGTTCGTCGAGGCCGGCATCACCTGGAGCGACGAGCTGCTGGCGCTCGCCGAGGAGTACCTCGCGCCGCTCAAGCGGGCCGGCGTCGACACCCTCGTGCTCGGCTGCACCCACTACCCGCTGCTGCGCGGCGCCATCGCCTACGTGATGGGCCCCGACGTCCGGCTGGTCTCGAGCGCCGAGGAGACCGCGCTCGACGTCTACCGGACGCTCGTCGCGCACGGGCTGCAGCGCACCGCGTCCGCCCCGCCGACCTACCGCTGGGAGGAGACCGGCTCGAGCGACTTCGTCCGCCTCGCCCGGCGCTTCCTCGGCCCCGAGGTCTCCAGCGTCGACCTCGTCGAGACCGGCACGATCAACCTGCGCGAGCTCGACCGGGCCGCGCGATCCACGACTCCAGGGAGACCCGAGTGA
- the rph gene encoding ribonuclease PH translates to MTDSTAAQPTTAQPTVQRKDGRAPDELRAITIERGWSTQAEGSALISYGNTKVLCTASFTNGVPRWLQGKGKGWVTAEYAMLPRATNSRMDREAVKGKVGGRTHEISRLIGRSLRAVVDTKALGENTIVIDCDVLQADGGTRTAAITGAYVAMVDAIEWARGKKYVGQKAQPLIDSLSAVSVGIIDGVPMLDLAYVEDVRAETDMNVVVTGRGLFVEVQGTAEGAPFDRRELDALLDLAVGGAADLARIQAEALAAGQGA, encoded by the coding sequence GTGACCGACAGCACCGCCGCCCAGCCGACGACAGCGCAGCCGACCGTCCAGCGCAAGGACGGCCGTGCGCCCGACGAGCTGCGCGCCATCACGATCGAGCGCGGCTGGAGCACCCAGGCCGAGGGCTCGGCGCTGATCTCGTACGGGAACACGAAGGTGCTCTGCACCGCCTCCTTCACCAACGGCGTCCCCCGCTGGCTGCAGGGCAAGGGCAAGGGCTGGGTCACCGCCGAGTACGCGATGCTGCCCCGCGCCACCAACTCCCGGATGGACCGCGAGGCCGTCAAGGGCAAGGTCGGCGGCCGCACCCACGAGATCTCCCGCCTGATCGGCCGGAGCCTGCGCGCCGTCGTCGACACCAAGGCGCTCGGCGAGAACACGATCGTGATCGACTGCGACGTGCTGCAGGCCGACGGCGGCACCCGCACCGCGGCGATCACCGGCGCCTACGTCGCGATGGTGGACGCGATCGAGTGGGCCCGCGGCAAGAAGTACGTCGGCCAGAAGGCGCAGCCGCTGATCGACAGCCTGTCGGCCGTCTCCGTCGGCATCATCGACGGCGTCCCGATGCTCGACCTCGCCTACGTCGAGGACGTCCGGGCCGAGACCGACATGAACGTCGTCGTCACCGGCCGCGGCCTCTTCGTCGAGGTCCAGGGCACCGCCGAGGGCGCGCCGTTCGACCGTCGCGAGCTCGACGCGCTGCTCGACCTCGCGGTCGGCGGTGCCGCGGACCTCGCCCGCATCCAGGCCGAGGCGCTCGCCGCAGGGCAGGGCGCGTGA
- a CDS encoding non-canonical purine NTP pyrophosphatase, giving the protein MSLDLVLATHNAGKVEEFRAMLAGALPGVGVRAYDGPEPVEDGVSFRENALIKARAAAAHTGLVALADDSGIRVDVLGGSPGIFSARWSGRPHDAVANYELLLAQLADVKPEHRGAHFVCTIALVVPESVLPGGREIVVEGRWDGAIALAPRGTNGHGYDPVFVPSGSALSAAEIAPAEKNARSHRARAFTALRTELTPLATTLS; this is encoded by the coding sequence GTGAGCCTGGATCTCGTCCTCGCCACGCACAACGCGGGGAAGGTCGAGGAGTTCCGGGCGATGCTCGCCGGCGCGCTGCCGGGCGTCGGCGTGCGCGCCTACGACGGGCCGGAGCCGGTCGAGGACGGCGTCTCCTTCCGCGAGAACGCGCTGATCAAGGCGCGTGCTGCGGCCGCGCACACGGGGCTGGTCGCCCTCGCCGACGACTCCGGCATCCGCGTGGACGTGCTCGGCGGCTCGCCCGGCATCTTCTCGGCCCGCTGGTCCGGCCGGCCGCACGACGCCGTCGCGAACTACGAGCTGCTGCTCGCCCAGCTGGCCGATGTGAAGCCCGAGCACCGCGGCGCGCACTTCGTCTGCACGATCGCGCTGGTCGTCCCCGAGTCGGTCCTGCCCGGCGGCCGGGAGATCGTCGTCGAGGGCCGCTGGGACGGCGCCATCGCGCTCGCCCCGCGCGGCACCAACGGCCACGGCTACGACCCGGTCTTCGTCCCCTCCGGCTCGGCCCTGTCGGCCGCCGAGATCGCCCCGGCGGAGAAGAACGCCCGCAGCCACCGAGCCCGGGCCTTCACCGCCCTCCGCACCGAGCTGACCCCCCTGGCGACCACCCTCTCCTGA
- a CDS encoding VTT domain-containing protein, whose product MNHAALIPWLDPETILTSFGPWGVLVVCLIVFAETGLLIGFLFPGDTLLIITGLLAHENASNGGLGVPIWLICLAIGFSAFLGGEVGYLIGHKAGPRIFERKESGLFSVENVKRTNAFFERFGGLAVILARFVPIVRTFAPIAAGVAHMNYRKYSLYNAIGALIWGSGVTLIGWLLAFIPPVADFVSHYIDVILIGAVLLAIIPTAIHFFQQRRKAKRANDTDTDAAEASALVLDPSAVDDEHRKH is encoded by the coding sequence TTGAACCACGCCGCGCTGATCCCCTGGCTGGATCCCGAGACGATCCTCACCTCGTTCGGTCCGTGGGGCGTGCTGGTCGTGTGCCTCATCGTCTTCGCCGAGACCGGTCTGCTGATCGGCTTCCTCTTCCCCGGTGACACCCTGCTGATCATCACGGGGCTGCTCGCGCACGAGAACGCGTCGAACGGCGGGCTGGGCGTCCCGATCTGGCTGATCTGCCTCGCGATCGGCTTCTCGGCGTTCCTCGGCGGTGAGGTCGGCTACCTGATCGGGCACAAGGCCGGTCCGCGCATCTTCGAGCGCAAGGAGTCCGGCCTCTTCAGCGTCGAGAACGTCAAGCGCACCAACGCCTTCTTCGAGCGCTTCGGCGGCCTCGCCGTGATCCTCGCGCGATTCGTGCCGATCGTCCGCACCTTCGCGCCCATCGCCGCCGGCGTCGCGCACATGAACTACCGCAAGTACAGCCTCTACAACGCGATCGGTGCGCTGATCTGGGGCAGCGGCGTCACGCTGATCGGCTGGCTGCTCGCCTTCATCCCGCCCGTCGCCGACTTCGTCTCGCACTACATCGACGTCATCCTGATCGGCGCCGTCCTCCTCGCGATCATCCCCACCGCGATCCACTTCTTCCAGCAGCGCCGCAAGGCGAAGCGCGCGAACGACACGGACACCGACGCGGCCGAGGCGAGCGCGCTCGTCCTCGACCCCTCCGCCGTCGACGACGAGCACCGCAAGCACTGA